Proteins from a genomic interval of Psychrobacter urativorans:
- the hisH gene encoding imidazole glycerol phosphate synthase subunit HisH, which produces MSRATKIALLDYGMGNLHSASKALSAVGAEVSITSDPKVVAAADKIFFPGVGAMRDCIAGMQESGIDEVIRHAIFNKPVMAICVGMQALFEQSAENGGTPCLGVLEGSVPAFNPTWTDEQGATIKVPHMGWNTISEMDFSHPLWQGIEDNAHFYFVHSYYCEPVDKTQVAAVCDYGQPFCASILQDNLFATQFHPEKSHTAGLQLLKNFVDWKV; this is translated from the coding sequence ATGAGTCGTGCCACAAAAATTGCATTATTAGATTATGGTATGGGTAACTTGCACTCAGCCAGCAAAGCACTGTCAGCAGTTGGCGCAGAAGTGTCGATCACTAGTGATCCCAAAGTCGTGGCGGCAGCGGATAAGATTTTTTTCCCCGGTGTTGGGGCGATGCGTGATTGTATCGCTGGCATGCAGGAATCTGGCATTGATGAAGTCATTCGTCATGCTATCTTTAATAAGCCAGTGATGGCTATCTGTGTTGGCATGCAGGCATTATTTGAGCAGTCTGCTGAAAATGGCGGTACGCCTTGTCTCGGCGTTTTAGAAGGCTCAGTACCCGCCTTTAATCCAACGTGGACAGATGAGCAAGGCGCTACCATTAAAGTGCCGCATATGGGCTGGAATACCATTAGTGAGATGGATTTTAGCCATCCGCTATGGCAAGGTATTGAGGACAATGCGCACTTTTATTTTGTGCACAGCTACTACTGTGAGCCGGTTGATAAGACGCAAGTCGCTGCAGTTTGTGATTATGGTCAGCCGTTTTGTGCCAGTATTTTGCAAGACAATCTCTTTGCCACCCAGTTCCATCCGGAAAAAAGCCATACCGCAGGCTTGCAATTGTTAAAGAATTTTGTAGATTGGAAAGTTTAG
- a CDS encoding phosphoglycolate phosphatase: MTNQAIDKQLLIFDFDGTLIDSVPDLADATNIMLSQLGMPTYPLQTIAKWVGNGARKLVERALSGSVEVDDNLVLADVEAAEQLFFDAYGAHDTSKTVAYPDVDSGLKQLKEAGFTLALVTNKPIRFVPHILAGMGWTSLFEVVLGGDSLPQKKPDAAPLLHVCATLNFVPSEALMIGDSINDISAGKNAEIETVGLSYGYNYGKDIRDSNPNQVFDTFAELLSWLLKHKV; the protein is encoded by the coding sequence ATGACTAATCAAGCAATCGATAAGCAACTGTTAATTTTTGACTTTGATGGCACGCTGATTGATAGTGTTCCTGACTTAGCGGACGCCACCAATATCATGCTCAGTCAACTGGGTATGCCCACCTATCCGCTACAAACGATTGCAAAATGGGTCGGCAATGGCGCCAGAAAACTGGTCGAGCGCGCTTTATCGGGCAGTGTGGAAGTTGACGACAATTTAGTATTAGCCGATGTGGAAGCAGCTGAGCAACTTTTCTTTGACGCTTATGGCGCGCATGACACCAGTAAAACGGTCGCCTACCCGGACGTTGACTCAGGCTTAAAGCAGTTAAAAGAAGCGGGATTTACCTTAGCCTTGGTGACCAATAAACCCATACGCTTTGTACCGCATATTTTAGCGGGAATGGGCTGGACGTCTTTATTTGAGGTAGTACTCGGCGGTGACAGCTTACCGCAAAAGAAACCTGATGCCGCGCCATTGCTGCATGTCTGCGCAACTCTGAACTTTGTACCATCAGAAGCACTTATGATTGGCGACTCTATAAATGACATCTCTGCCGGTAAAAATGCTGAAATAGAGACGGTTGGCTTATCTTACGGTTATAACTATGGCAAGGATATCCGTGATAGTAATCCCAATCAGGTATTTGATACGTTTGCAGAATTGCTCAGTTGGTTATTAAAACATAAGGTTTAA
- the hisB gene encoding imidazoleglycerol-phosphate dehydratase HisB produces MTANTTGQSSDQIQNQAQATLTSSNNNLHGRPARVATVTRNTAETQVTCTVNLDGTGQGTVDTGVPFLDHMIDQIKRHGLFDLEIKCTGDTFIDDHHSVEDTGITLGQAFAKALGDKKGIRRYGHFYAPLDESLTRAVVDLSGRPGLHMEIPFTRSHVGTFDVDLFSEFFYGFVNHSWMTVHLDNLKGKNSHHQIESTFKAFARALRMACEYDERALNTLPSTKEAF; encoded by the coding sequence ATGACCGCCAATACTACTGGACAATCTTCAGATCAAATCCAAAATCAAGCCCAAGCAACATTGACTTCATCAAATAATAATCTACACGGTCGCCCTGCACGTGTCGCAACGGTGACGCGTAATACCGCTGAGACCCAAGTGACCTGTACGGTTAATCTGGATGGTACAGGACAAGGTACTGTCGATACTGGTGTACCGTTTTTAGATCATATGATTGATCAAATTAAGCGTCACGGTTTATTTGATTTAGAAATCAAATGTACGGGCGATACCTTTATTGATGATCACCATAGTGTGGAAGATACGGGCATTACCTTGGGTCAAGCATTTGCCAAAGCGCTTGGTGATAAAAAGGGTATTCGTCGTTATGGGCATTTTTATGCGCCACTCGATGAGTCCTTGACGCGCGCGGTGGTCGATTTATCCGGTCGTCCAGGTTTACATATGGAGATTCCATTTACCCGTTCGCATGTGGGCACTTTTGATGTGGATTTGTTTAGTGAATTTTTCTACGGTTTTGTGAATCACTCGTGGATGACGGTGCATTTGGATAATTTAAAAGGCAAAAATAGCCATCACCAAATCGAATCGACCTTTAAAGCCTTTGCTCGTGCTCTACGTATGGCTTGCGAATATGATGAGCGTGCGCTAAATACCTTGCCATCGACTAAAGAGGCGTTTTAG
- a CDS encoding YifB family Mg chelatase-like AAA ATPase — MSFAQVYTRSVVGLHAPQVIIEVHLSQGLPALTIVGLPAAAVRESKDRVRSAILNSGFQFPNRRLTINLAPADLPKDGARLDLPIAIGILAASGQLEPDVLSAFEFIGELALNGELRQVTGSLAVARAIKAESLKKESSVASAPLRQLIVPMANGSEASRVEGVTVLAAQSLKDVCAHLQALAHPDGSLETQLPVVPLNCLQPSASYQVDLADVKGQHHARRALEIAAAGGHSLLFTGPPGSGKTLMASRLPTILPDLSAEDALEVASTYSVADSDYDYGTRPFRQVHHTISAVALVGGGSRPKPGEITLANKGVLFLDELPEFERSVLEVLRQPLEAKQITISRANSQLTFPANFQLVAAMNPCPCGYDGDGSGRCRCRPEQIKRYQDKLSGPLLDRIDLHITVPALPIADLQNGTAGESSEQVRLRVDAAHKRQMARQQKVNNELSPSELDAHIQLGEGEKQLLQLAQQRLNLSARGYHRVLRVARTIADLADNEHINSAHVSEALSYRSK, encoded by the coding sequence ATGTCGTTTGCTCAGGTTTATACCCGCTCAGTCGTTGGTCTGCACGCGCCGCAAGTTATTATTGAGGTGCATTTATCGCAAGGGTTACCAGCGCTAACGATTGTAGGCTTGCCAGCCGCAGCGGTGCGCGAAAGTAAAGATAGGGTACGCTCGGCAATATTGAACTCAGGTTTTCAATTTCCCAATCGACGTTTAACCATTAATTTAGCGCCTGCTGATTTACCCAAAGATGGCGCGCGTCTTGATTTGCCAATTGCCATTGGTATTTTGGCGGCAAGTGGTCAGCTTGAGCCTGATGTATTATCGGCATTTGAGTTTATTGGCGAATTGGCATTGAATGGCGAGCTGCGTCAAGTGACGGGTAGCCTTGCAGTAGCACGCGCCATAAAAGCCGAATCGCTAAAAAAAGAATCGAGCGTCGCCAGCGCACCGTTACGACAATTGATTGTACCAATGGCTAATGGCAGTGAAGCCAGCCGTGTTGAAGGCGTAACCGTATTAGCCGCGCAAAGTCTCAAAGACGTCTGTGCCCATCTACAAGCGCTTGCGCACCCTGACGGGTCGCTAGAAACTCAGTTGCCGGTGGTGCCATTAAACTGTTTGCAACCAAGTGCCAGCTATCAGGTTGATTTAGCCGATGTGAAAGGCCAGCATCATGCGCGGCGGGCGCTAGAGATTGCTGCGGCTGGTGGACATTCATTATTATTTACCGGACCGCCCGGCTCTGGTAAAACCTTGATGGCATCACGATTACCGACCATCTTACCGGATTTGAGCGCGGAAGATGCATTAGAAGTTGCCAGTACCTATTCGGTAGCAGACAGCGATTATGATTACGGTACGCGACCGTTTCGGCAAGTGCATCACACCATATCGGCAGTGGCGCTAGTCGGTGGCGGCTCACGTCCAAAACCGGGTGAGATTACCTTAGCGAATAAGGGCGTATTGTTTTTAGATGAATTGCCAGAATTTGAGCGTAGCGTGTTAGAAGTATTGCGTCAGCCGTTAGAAGCCAAGCAAATTACCATTAGTCGTGCCAACTCACAGCTGACCTTTCCGGCTAATTTTCAGCTGGTTGCAGCAATGAATCCTTGTCCTTGTGGCTATGATGGTGATGGTTCAGGGCGCTGCCGCTGCCGTCCGGAACAAATCAAACGTTATCAAGATAAGCTATCGGGACCGCTCCTTGACCGCATTGACTTACACATTACCGTACCTGCGTTACCGATTGCGGATTTGCAAAACGGCACGGCTGGGGAAAGCTCAGAACAAGTACGCCTACGTGTCGATGCTGCTCATAAACGGCAAATGGCGCGCCAACAGAAAGTAAATAATGAGCTGAGTCCGAGCGAGCTAGACGCGCATATCCAATTGGGCGAGGGCGAAAAGCAGTTATTACAATTGGCACAGCAACGCCTCAATCTTTCTGCGCGCGGCTATCACCGTGTATTGCGCGTGGCACGGACGATTGCTGATTTGGCAGACAACGAGCACATCAATAGCGCCCATGTCTCCGAGGCGCTCAGTTATCGTAGCAAATAA
- a CDS encoding acetyl-CoA sensor PanZ family protein, producing the protein MPLEAIAINNLDAPLIQKPTREHELAERLQALYDADDNQPDGTEVLAIIAQGFKRGQWLYVGMFNDKPIAAVACFDDEQTDTKRLQYLTVHPENRNRGIEAKFIKQVYDIEVRKGVRQFAPVDSDIHRIMTDYGLLQVKA; encoded by the coding sequence ATGCCACTAGAAGCCATTGCTATCAATAATTTAGACGCACCACTCATTCAAAAGCCTACCCGCGAACATGAATTAGCCGAGCGTCTGCAAGCCTTGTATGATGCTGATGATAATCAGCCTGATGGGACAGAAGTATTAGCAATCATTGCGCAAGGGTTTAAGCGTGGACAGTGGCTATATGTCGGTATGTTTAATGATAAGCCTATCGCTGCGGTCGCCTGCTTTGATGATGAGCAGACCGATACCAAACGCTTGCAGTATCTCACCGTACATCCAGAGAATCGCAATCGCGGTATTGAAGCCAAGTTTATTAAGCAAGTTTATGATATCGAAGTTAGAAAAGGTGTGCGACAGTTTGCACCGGTTGATAGTGACATTCATCGTATCATGACAGATTATGGGCTGCTACAAGTTAAAGCGTAA
- a CDS encoding valine--pyruvate transaminase, translated as MNFSKFGQKFTQPTGISQLMDDLGDALKSDQPINMLGGGNPARIDAVNEVFLETYRALGNDDANNTNELNSTALTSIGNYSNPQGDAAFIDALVGFFNRHYDWNLSADNVALTNGSQNAFFYLFNLFGGAFNDVNNETVDKSILLPLAPEYIGYSDVHVEGQHFAAVLPHIDTVTHDGEEGFFKYRVDFEALENLPALIEGRIGAICCSRPTNPTGNVLTDEEMSRLSDIAKRYDVPLIIDNAYGMPFPNIIYSDAHLTWDDNTILCFSLSKIGLPGVRTGIIVAAPEVIAAVSALNAVVNLSPTRFGAAIATPLLQDDRIKQLSDNEIKPFYQQQATTAVRLLKEAMGDYPMMIHKPEGAIFLWLWFKDLQITTDELYEILKKKGTLIVPSQHFFPGVDVTQYPHAHECIRMSIAADEQTLIDGIKVIGEVVRALYNGK; from the coding sequence ATGAATTTCTCAAAATTTGGGCAAAAATTTACGCAACCAACTGGCATCTCGCAGCTGATGGACGACCTAGGCGATGCGCTAAAAAGTGATCAGCCGATTAATATGCTGGGTGGTGGCAATCCTGCACGTATTGATGCCGTCAATGAGGTTTTTTTAGAGACGTATCGAGCATTAGGTAACGATGACGCTAATAACACGAATGAGCTAAATAGCACCGCCCTAACCAGCATCGGTAACTATTCTAATCCGCAAGGCGATGCCGCTTTTATTGACGCATTAGTTGGTTTTTTTAACCGCCATTATGATTGGAACTTAAGCGCTGATAATGTCGCCTTGACCAACGGCTCACAAAACGCCTTTTTCTATTTATTTAATCTGTTCGGTGGCGCATTTAACGACGTCAATAATGAAACAGTAGACAAGTCTATTTTGTTGCCCTTAGCGCCGGAATATATTGGCTATAGCGATGTGCATGTCGAAGGTCAGCATTTTGCTGCTGTTTTACCGCATATTGATACAGTTACCCACGATGGCGAAGAAGGATTTTTTAAATATCGCGTTGATTTTGAAGCGTTAGAAAATTTACCTGCCTTAATTGAAGGTCGTATTGGCGCAATTTGCTGCTCACGTCCGACCAATCCTACTGGCAACGTGCTGACCGATGAAGAAATGAGCCGATTGAGCGACATTGCCAAGCGCTATGATGTGCCGCTGATTATTGATAATGCTTATGGCATGCCGTTCCCCAATATCATCTATTCTGATGCGCATTTAACGTGGGATGACAATACGATTTTGTGCTTTAGCTTGTCCAAAATCGGCTTACCGGGTGTGCGTACCGGTATCATTGTTGCCGCGCCTGAAGTCATTGCCGCTGTGAGTGCGCTAAATGCGGTGGTCAATTTATCGCCAACACGTTTTGGTGCCGCGATTGCCACGCCATTGCTACAAGACGACCGTATCAAGCAGTTGTCTGACAATGAGATTAAGCCGTTTTATCAGCAGCAAGCCACCACTGCGGTACGCCTGTTAAAAGAGGCAATGGGCGATTATCCGATGATGATTCATAAGCCTGAAGGTGCTATTTTTCTTTGGTTATGGTTTAAAGATTTACAGATTACCACCGACGAGCTGTATGAGATTTTAAAGAAAAAAGGCACTCTGATTGTGCCAAGCCAACACTTCTTCCCCGGTGTCGATGTGACCCAGTATCCGCATGCGCATGAATGTATTCGTATGAGTATTGCGGCAGATGAGCAGACATTGATTGATGGCATTAAGGTAATTGGAGAAGTGGTACGCGCACTTTATAATGGGAAATAA
- a CDS encoding DUF4385 domain-containing protein — protein MREFDYDLDYKNLDLRDHPELYRVGRGEQGVLLVEPYKSEILPHWRFATPDIALESSETIYQMFLDYLATDDFVGADMARKFIQMGFTRARRYANHKGGKKYKGAVPDDKKGQSGAHGREELPRQEEDPIKAESARIFKQKWDLCRENPGYIKLKETHRKRYQDK, from the coding sequence ATGAGAGAATTTGATTACGATTTGGATTATAAAAATCTTGACCTGCGTGACCATCCTGAACTCTATCGAGTCGGTCGCGGTGAGCAAGGCGTATTGTTGGTTGAGCCCTATAAGTCTGAGATACTGCCGCATTGGCGCTTTGCCACGCCTGACATCGCGCTTGAGAGTAGCGAGACTATTTATCAGATGTTTTTAGATTACCTAGCCACTGATGACTTTGTTGGTGCGGATATGGCACGCAAATTTATTCAAATGGGTTTTACTCGTGCACGACGCTATGCCAATCATAAAGGCGGTAAAAAGTACAAAGGGGCGGTTCCGGACGATAAAAAAGGTCAAAGCGGTGCTCATGGTCGCGAAGAATTGCCGCGTCAAGAGGAAGACCCTATCAAAGCAGAATCCGCGCGCATCTTTAAGCAAAAATGGGATTTGTGCCGAGAAAACCCAGGTTATATTAAACTGAAAGAGACGCACCGCAAGCGTTATCAAGATAAATAA